The window TCTTGTAGAGCTTCGAATCGGTCAAAGAGGTCATCTGGAAATGCAGAAAGATAGCCAGTATTCATCTTCCTTTGGCACTCTGATAGAGCAGAAACCACTGAGGACATTTTTTCTCGGAGATCAGAATTATTTGTGCTAGCCCACATTTGTGCCGTCGCGCTCATGTAATGCCCTTCAATGTTTTAGAAACAATTAACTGATTTCATGGTATCAGTATCGAAGACAGATGACACGATGTGAAATTCCAAACATGAACGacatattttcaatgttttcatacattaatccactaattcgaattatatgttttattgaTCTTTCTATTGACAGTTTACTGGTTAAGAACAGGGGATGTCATTTCTACACTGAGAACATACATGATTCTGATCCTTTACTCTCGTTAATCTATCAATGAAacaatgaaaaacaaaaatatttgtgttagaAACAAGAAATTAATACAAAAGTGATAGCAGCATCAATAAAGAGGACATATCATCAAGAGTTAGAATACATGATTATATAAGTATAAAAGCAATTCCATCGATACCATGAAACAGGAAATGAACCAAGAACAGAAGCAAATCAAAATATACCTACAAAATGACCCCGAAGCTCCACATCGGGGGCCTCCCAACCACCGTACGGATCAGCTGGAGTCTCCAAACCTGCTGTCTTCCGGAAACTCCACACCAACCTATCAACATCCAACATCAACAAATACTCCAAATTTGTCTGCTGTGCCACACCATGAATCGAATTAGCCTCCAATCTCACATCATGCAAGGAAATTTCCTTCAGAAAACCATCCCCCGCCCCTTTCGCCACATTTGAATTCTTGATTTTCCTATACAAGAATTCCCAACTCAGTTCATCCTCCTCCCTCAACATCTTCCTTGGGATCAAATTGGACCAAGTATGGTCATCAGTGGGGATCAAATGCAAATGGGCAAGATTTTCTTTCTCCCAAGACGcattttttgaagaaaacaattcaTAGCGAAGCGTGTGTGACTCCGCCGGAAGACCACCATTGGTACAGACCTTATAACTCGAGGCAAAAGCATGACTAAGAAACAGGGAAAATAAAACTACCCCTCCAAAAATCTTGACCAATACAGGTAAAGGTTGCATCTTTATCCCCAGTTGGCTAAAATTTTCCAAGATATATGAAAGGGGCTTCAAGAAAAATCTTGAACCAAAAATTTGATCTCCAAATTCTTTCAGAAAGTGGGCTTTCTGAGACGATCAAGGTCTGAAATTTGAGTGGAAGTGAGACTGtgatttcagaaaataaaataaatattagatGTTACTGCGCTGAAAAGTCGTAATAATTTGTTTGGGAAGATTCATGATTAATTTCAAGCGTTTCCAATCTCCTTTCTTTTTTATGAACAAAAGTGTCTCCAATTTCTTGAAATATATTTGTGAACGTGCTTCCCAAAATGGAGCAAACAAAAAAGAAGGCATTGAATTTGTAATCTAACCGTAATAAAGTTGACTTCTTAAATTGATCAAGCCcatatatttttcatagatgtaCATGAGTTTTACATTGcataaattacaatttttcttcaaaaaatacATAATTCGCATTTTCCGATTTTAGTTAAagtaaagtaaaaaaaaatatgtcataAACACAGACAAATTATATGTACAAATAATTTATGGCAAAGATGAAGAAAAAGCTGTTAACCgtcaaaggaaaaaaaaaatcaagcacGACGATTTTAAGCGTGGACAATCCTTAAAATTcctaaacaaaaataatttgagAATTTCACAAAACATCTTAAATGGGGGGAAAAAAAAGCAATTTAGACATAAAATAATTGATCTATATATTTAAAAAGTACTccattattttgttatattttaattaacgtTATCtggttatttaaatttaatataatcatgAAAGTCATTTGGTTTTCGTGCATTGAAAATTCTAAGCAGAAAATTTTTCAGGTAAAGCAATTCCAATAATCACTAAACTAAATTATGCAGCAGTTTTTGTTACATATTAGTGACTATTAGGATAGGATGAAAATCGAGGTGTAGAGTACTTACTATAAGATTCATCCCTCATATGCTTACTTATGGTGTCAATGGGACTACAAGTACAAAAAATTCCTTTGAATCCCTTCTTTTGCACAAAATGAAGTATTTCtgtaataactgaaaataagaGAATTTGTCAAAAGTAAAATTTGTCCATCTATAATATATTGTCATAATAAAGtatatacattttatataactaaataaaattCGTTACTTGAACAAAGTAAATTAAGAGGATCGATCAATTGCATAAATATCACTCCCCGCCAACTCTAATAAAAAAAACGTTTATTGGAGATTATCCGACGAAAATTCTCTGTCCAAAACTATATCAAAATGAGAAGCCTAAATTTTAAGCAAATTAGAACTTACTTTAATGTAAAGATGAAGCCCTGTTATGGAATTTTACAGGATGGACTCTTATCTTAATGGGTCCTACCTTGGGCTCGCTCATACAAAAAATATaccaataaaatatataatagccCATCACAATAAAATAACATTATGAGAAAACGTAAATAAATATCGATTTTGtaagtaatttttaattttataaaacaaatatagATATTATTTACAATCAGGAACTGCTTGTTATGTGAATGCGTTCACCGATCGGCAGTGGCGGACCCAttatatattgttattataaataagtaTATCTGGTTGTTTATCTTATGTGATCATTGTTTGAGTTATATTGTCATATATAAATTAATCAacttattgaaaattttaaagatctAAGTCATTATATTGTGTGGTGTTTAGAaactaatataaatataaatcatacaGTTTATTAATTAGAGTACAAATTAGATTATTTAATTGTTCTAAtacatttattaatttttttcattattttatgaaatgattggtaacatatatatatacagtcTACTTCTATGCATAAACATTCGGGTGCACGAGTTGATGTTAGGTTATAAACTCAAAAAAAGTATCATGTGAAAACGGTAGTCGAATGAGTGATATACCTAATAGATTTTTAAgcaataattttaatgaaaagtCTGGTAAATATGAAAAGCAAGCAAGAGGTGACATGNaaaaaaaaaaaaaaaaaaaaaaaaaaaaaaaaaaaaaaaagacaatagCACGTCATATGTTTTGCAACCAGCAAACGTGGGCCACTAGAAGAATAtacttattaatatttaaatgataCTAATACATTGGaaaatacaaaatttgagaAATCAGCTAGCGGctatattttctaattttttctattaatataattaaatacaattttatttttgacataTTTTAATTACCACGGTTTGAGATGGTTTTGTTTTTTATCGCCAAAAAAGACACGAAGAAAAGAAAGAGCGTAAAACATGGCTCAAATCAATCGGACAAATGGCATCATGTCGAGCCCTCCTATACTGTTTCATTAGCACTTAACTTTTTCcaaacaaaaatattatgtttgattCATCACGTGCTTTGTTTTGAACCTTGCGAGTAAGTAGGTAAATAGTCAAATTTGGATTAATATTATTATGCTCACTACTTTAATATGATATCGAGCTAAATATTGAGAAAATAAAACACACGTACGTTGTTGTCAATCGGACATGTACCAATTTATTTTGGATGATTTAAAATTCCGAGTAGCATAAATCATTGGACACGTTACTGTCACAATTACTCGAAGTCATGTGAAAATGTTCCGACTTGGTACATACATTCCTATAATCAACCcccttttttattttgaagaaagATTGGCGCTGGCAAGTGCCTAAGTGGTCTCCATGTGTCTAAAGTTATATTTCTGcggtaaaagtaaaaaaaaaaaaaagaagaagaagaagaagaagcaaaGCTAGGCAACCTTTTAATTTGGCCCACTGGTTTTAACTCTTTAGATTAAAAGAGAGTGTTTCTTAGTATTCTTCACTTGAAGGGAAGGAAGAATTGGACAGATGAGATCTTAAGGCCGGTTTGGCAATGTATTGAatatatgagaaaaattaaattcagaACATCTTGTCCTGTAATGATGCTGACGCAAGCTTTAAGCAGAAATTAAACAAAGTTGATGGGCATcatgatattattattgatattattatttgatcaatccTAAGCTAAAAGGGCAATATTTTAATGAATCATGCCTATAATATTCATTTCCCGAAAATACCACAAGTTTAATTTTCGCACATGGCCAAAAAAATGTTTCAAATTATctgataattaattatatatgtaggGGGGAATGCCAAAAGTTCCCCGATTCATACTTCTTTTATCTTCAACTCACAACAAGATTTAAGCTTGTGTTGATTTTTATGCACCATTAATTATTAggacaaatatataatatatactcttTTGAAATCATTGATTTGAAAATGTCGTGTATTTATTAGGTTGCCAcctcaaataattaaaatttccatttttaaatatgtgtatTGCATTcctaataataataaaccaTGAAACGCAGGACTTTGTTCTCTTCACTTTCGGAGTCTCGACATCTTTAAATATTAAAGGCGAATTCACGTACCACACTTTATTTATGTACAGTAAATTGCTAAAGCTAATGAATCCTTTACACATATGCGTTAAAACTCCGTTAGAGAACCGTTATGTCGGCACTCTTCCCGCGACGGCGACCATAACGGCGAAGGCGGAAGCTTCAATTTCTGGAAATATTCTCTGATGTCAATCCTACCGTCCCTCTCGTCCGTTGACGGGACAAACGGCGGACGTAGCACTTCCGTCAGCAAATCCCACCTCAATCCGTCAAAGAACTCGTGTTCTTTGATCTCGCACGTGCCGCGCAGGTAACCCAGTCGGCGTGTGGGATCTTTTTCCAGCAGCTTTCCAATCAGGTCCGTTACAGCACTGGGTTTCCCGATGTACTCCGGCTCTGCTAACAGTATTTTGCTGAATGTCTCCTTACGATTCTTCCCCTTGAACGGGGTCTTCCCGTACAGCATTTCGTAGCAAAGGACACCAAGTGCCCACCAGTCTACGGAGAACTCATGGCCGTCACCTCGTATAACCTCCGGAGACACGTATTCCTCCGTGCCCACGAAGGAATTCGAACGCTCGTTGGTCGGAAAATCACATTGATTCCTCCTACTCACGGGGGAAACGCGTGCATTTTTAGCTTTCTTCAAACCTTTCTTGTTGTGAAAGGGATGGTTTCCTCTTTTGGGAAGCGCGAAGCGGGGGAACTTCCTCTTCTGCGGCGTCTGCTTCACCGGATTTACTTCCTCATAATCGGAGCTGAAACATCGATTCCCGGGCTTTCTGGGTATCAAGTCACGCGACAGGTCGAAGTCGGTGAGTGTAACGTGCCCCGACTGCTGTACGAGGATGTTTTCCGGTTTGAGGTCCCTGTAGACAATCCCTCGCTCGTGAAGGTACTCGAGAGCGCAGATGATTTCAGCCAGGTAGAAGCGAATGACGGCGGGGGAGAAAACGTGGTCGTTCTGGCGGTATCGGAGGACATTGAGGTCACCGCCTGGGCAGTAGGGGATGGCCCAGCAAATGAATTCTTGATTTTCGAAGGACCCGATCAGGTACGGCAGGAAGGGGTGAGGAATAGCGGCGGAGAGGCGGCGGAGAACGGATATTTCGTGTATGGCCCGACGGTCCGCGTGGTGGGAAGAGGATTTCTCCACTACCTTGAGTGCGAAAGGGAGGTCCCAAGATTTGTCGCGAACGAGGAAAACTGTGCCTGTGGCACCCTTACCTAGTACTTTGATGGCTCGGAGGTTGTCCAGTTCGAGCTCCGGCGGCGTAGTTTTATTCTCTTCCATTTGTGTACGTTAGATTGGATTCGGGAGAGAATGAGAATTTTGAGGAAAGTATCGGGATTCGGAGAGACAGAATAGGTATATATAGAGACACCGCAGACACAGAGGGCGGTGTATGGATGAGTTGTGGAGAGAGCTGTGTGAAAATGGAGCCGAGGCCATTGGTTTTTTGTCTGTATCTTCAATTCtagctgatttttttttttttatttaacatgtCAAAATCATCAATTTCGTTGTGACAAAAATAAAGTGAAGTacatattcaaaaaataaaaatagaataaaGTGAAGTAAATAGAATATAGAATTTTATTTAAGATTGTTACAAGAATTCAGTGTTACCACTTTTCGACCCTTTGATATACTCATTTTAAATCAGATTAACCCAAATTATTCCAAAGTAATAAATAAGAGTTGTTAGAACATATATTctacataataatatttataaaaggAGCACACGTGGTAGatgttttatgaaattttagtaCGTGTGACAAAtttaaaggttttttttttaatcaccaaaagcGCAAAAGAAATTTAGTAACATGTGGTGTGTTGCCACcaactaataaaaataaatattaacaaatttttttttttaaagtgggCTGCACGAGACCCTAATAATTTCACATTTTCGTATGTTATcaaatagctaattaattaattttggtgTCACATTCCACATAATCGTATCAAAGATTATGGCAGGCAATAATCATTTCAAAAGCCAGTGGCCGCACGATTACACAAATCgtctatatattatattatatatcaaagttatttcataatattatttttacgagtataataaaaattaaatgtagATGACTACTCATGCGAACATatatctaaattttaaaatataaaaactatatgtatatatatgtatgtatatttgtGTCTCGATGGTAATTGTTTTTGTgagagtatatattatataattatatattttaatttgcaaTTATATGCTTGAGACTCGAGCAAAAGATTCTATTTAGTATTTAATTACGGTAGCTTAGGAAATAGATTGTGAAGATTGGCTGATTGAGTTAGGTGATTTGTAATCATATTAGGTAGATCAAACGGCTAATAATTTTACCTGCTAtacaataatataattaaaaaaattgaaattattataCCCTTGAGGGGTTGAAAACGCATTCCCTTATTCGCTACTCAAATTCATAGCTAGGTTGCTTCAAAAATGATAGAGTAAAATTTAATCGTAATGACACCTCACTACTTTGTACGTTGTCCTACGCTTATTTCCAAAATCATAGACCATATATATAGGTTTTTGACGCCTTAAAAGAATTGCATTTTTAAATATATGGAGAAACtcgaattatataaattttatcagaCAAATAATCGCAGTATGAAATTTAGTGATTAATGCTAGAATCAAATATCTTTTGCGTCTTTATTTTCACCCTTTAATGTTATCGAAAAGCCACATGATGCATTGAATACGTACTTATAAATTACTATTATTATCAGTAAAAGTCGGGAAATGGAATTTGGTAAACTTATTATTAACttgtccatatatatatatatatataagtgcGTGTAAAAATGATTCATTCCAATATGTTAATTTTCTACTTCAAAAAACATTATCTTTTGGACACATTAGAGTCCCTGATGAACATGATTAGCCCCACACCCTAGtttattaacaataaaattaactTTTCACAGCTTCAAAAATGTCTTGTTGTCTGCCATTATTGGGCAGGAAAATATACAAACAGCTTCTACTTAACTTAGGAGAATAAGCAAGAAACCCTAGCTAGCTAATTGGTTTTAATACAAGTTGGGTGACCACCAGGGAGTCGATAGATTTATTTacaagtcttttttttttcttttgcgagtttgatttttatattgtcaaattttagttttgtcactatctttgattttattttattgtttcaaTATTAGTATTTTTTCGACATATATATACCGCTCATGATATGTCACTAACATGACATTTACGTATGCAGTGATACATCAATATTATAGATTGAAAATGACTACAATAGTCAAAAAATTGATAGATACATGAATAAAATTGACAGCATAAATGaccaaaatgatatatatgtaaatatatagaGCAAAAATTGAAATCTAATGGATTGTAAAATGATGAAAACCtgtatttttgtataaaaaaaaatacaaataaaaacttcacagtttatttttaaaaattaaataattccaCTCCTGTCAAAGTTGGGAAACTAAGAACTTTCGGAGGAAAAAAGTTTCGCATACTTTGATGATGTCTGGTCGGCCATGATTGTACCTTTGAAGAGCAGAGTTATAAGCTTAATATATTTTGAGAACAAAGTAAGGTGGATTGGTTTAATTTTAACAGAGCTACCTTCATTTTTGCTGTGTTCACTGTAATatatgacaaattttattttacttttttgaatatatattttctatGGAAATACCGACACATatgacatatatatatgttgcataattttataattatattgtttaaATACGATACTTTACTAATCTATCAGTTTTTTTTTCTcataatataaaatcatatatagtatgtttttgtttttgtaagAAGGATTTCAATATGAAGCTGCCATGATTTTTTTGGTTTCCTGGTGttcttgaaatatatattacGATGACCAAACAGaattaatcaatcaatcaattgATGTCATAAGAGAATGCACGTTACAGTTAGTCAAAGCAAATATAGCGGCAatgcatatatattattattataagctTAATTTGTGATGAGGATTATTGAACTTGTTCAAGTTATCAACAGTAAtggaaattattaattaaaaatataagtcTTTTTGGCTTTACTTGATGAATTATTGGCCCCTGCGATCGTGCAAGCGGATGCTTTCTGTCACCCATTGctcaaaataaagaaaagttGCCTCACTATTTACAATATTAGAAGAATAATTAAGCGATTGAAATTATTATATGGCAAATAGAAACATATGTGGAAGGGATGACACACCCCCACGATAAGGaaaatttatttcaacaaaTCAGAATTCGTATATCATCTGGGCCTGCTTGCCTGCCTACAACACTTAAAATCGATCCTATCCCGTACTCTGCAATATTCATTCTTAATAAGCGTtgcttatttgttttttttttttaaaaaaaaaattatttgaatattttttcctctaatttattgtatttttatatgtatcatgtttgatatttttaataattcgtGTAAAAATGAATATTGCAACAGGCTTTCCTATTGTTAACACCTTAAGCTTCATATNATGGTGTTGGTTTAGTTGGAAATAATGTATATATATGGTGTTGGTTTAGTTGGAAATCATTATTTCATATAATATAGAGCATCTAAGCTACGCAATAGTAGCAAACGCAACATTCGCATCTAAAACATACTTTTCCTACCAACGAAAATAAAGTAAATGCTACAATAACaattaatactttttaaaattatcacaaaATGGCAATAATGCCCCTATTCTTTATGGGAAAATTatagtttaattattttgattttaaatcttgtgaaatttaattttcttataataatttgtattttttctctcaaaatcattaaatcgatctaatataatttatttgacaacGATGATTTTTTTGATTTGTCATACGCAAAAGAATAAAGctcataatatttaaattaacatttatctaataaatgaaataaacCGAAATCTAATATTTCTCGATAAaagaattatattttattccttttattttattacaaagATTTTTATGTTTAACATAAATTTAATTGTCCTAATATATACCTCTTcgtaaataattaatatcaaataaattatattcgattaatttaataatttgattaaaagaaaactaaaataaaaactgCTTTTTAACAAATAACAAGATTATCTtacaaaacaaaattataaattttcatttcaACCGTAATTAGTTCATCAAGATCCTAGATGATCTGATCTTCTTCACTCAAATTCTGACGATTTTCGCTGCTTTGACGACGGGATTCTCCCTCGCGATCGCCTCCCGACCAGCCGCTTTGTAATCGTAGCAGCAATCGTGCCGATCTGAGTATCTATGCTCGCAACAGAACACTTCCCCGCACCTGCAACGGAAACCCATCAACCCCACCCGCTTCCTGCAATCCGACCCGGAGCAGCGAGAAACCTCCCTCGCTCTCTTCAGCACCCGTTTCTCCACTGGGTCAGGCGACCCCGAGGAGCTGGTTCTCGATGCAGCCGCGCTTGACCTGGCGGCCGAGAGCTGCGGCTGAGGCGTGGGAAGGGTCTGCGGTGGTGTACATATGGGTAAGTTTTCGGGCACCTTGAGCTCggtttcttctttttctctcttCTGCGCCATGATTGGTAGTTGCCTTGCGATGGGGATGGGGATGGGGATGGGGATGGGGAAAGAGAGAAATGAACAAGGATGGGTTGGAAATGTGGAATCTTAGGgatataattatgatttttaaattaattttgggtACCCTTCATAATTTAGTTTTTTGCGTTGATCTGTATAATGTAAATTTACAtgaattgataatatttttattacattgtgacatgattttataaaatattgggACTGCCTTTTCTCTTCGGGTGCCGAATAAAAAGACACTTCGGACCTTTTCTAAACGTTTGTGAGACCAATTTTTTTTGTGCATTTACAATACAAAAATTATAAACAGTCTCTCTTAGGATTTTCTTGAAACAATCGATTGCGTtggaatatatatattaaaactaTTAATTTTAGAGCCGAtaacataaaattataatcaATCAATCGATCAAAGAAAACTAATAATTTTGGGTATAAATATTTATGCTATAGTGGCAGCTGGTAGAAAGCTGACCTGAcctaaaaatatatcaaacaatATCTATATTTTAACTATATATAGTACAAAATGAAATTAATCTACACACAGCAATGATAGTTTGGTGGGTAAATAATTTACTATATGTCATAAAATTAATCAAAGTGGAACCAACAACCTATCATTAATAatttagaaatataaaaattatactgttttgtttatttatgttatcaattgttatttttattctattttatttgttatatttgCAGATGTGTTATATATGCGGCGTCGTGTAGCTCCTATATGGCGTGCTGATGTGTAACTAGTATCACGTTAATAGTTACatgaaaagtttaaaattgaGACATATTACTAAAAATTGAATTAGACAATATGTGAAATcaaaattcaccacaaaaattacaattttccgGTGATGCAAGGACTTACGAAttgaaagaaatatatataaccAATTGATAATATgatcttttttatatataccaCAATCGATTGTGCTCAAAATAGGTTAATAaatcaacaattattatttttgataacttataatgatcaaaacaattttattttaccgCTATGATAACTTAgcagtttattattattttaacaaaCTACAACAGTTCAATTTTTTAAcagacatttttttaatataaatataaagttgtacgtattaatttcttcatcttCAATAAGTAAAAAGCTAGAAACAAAAACACCATccgactatatatatatttttgagtttgaatccTCTGCTGGCTCACATGCATGCCCAGATCCTAATCAGATATCTTTATACCGTTTTAGAAATATTTTCGCATGAgcaatatataattttacttCACAAAGgcagaaagaagaaaaacaaaattcatTAGTACGTGCTATCGTACTTTTGATCCCCACAAAACAAAATTATCAAAAGCAAAGATAGCAATAAAAACTCTGATTCTTAGCACTAGCTAGCTTAGTTTtcatttttaagaaattaagaGATTTCTCCTTCACTCATTCCACATTGAAAATAAACCAGGATTTGATGTCCCTTGAACTGTCTCCGCAGACCATCCAGTGTATGTATCAGCCGACGGAATATTCTCATAATCCACTTTCACCAGTGCAACTTCGTTGGCCGAACCCGAACTCGATCCCATTCCGATAAAATTTCCAGTAAACCCTCCATTACTTGAATTCCCATGATTCTCCATCACAGAAGATGAGGACCCCGTGTTTGTTAGACCATGAAGCATGACTGCATTGTTTTGAAGGTAATTTCCATAGAACTGAGAATTGTTCGAGTTCGTGTTCGTGTGATGGGGGATGCTGTTGTAAGAACATGATTGTTGCTGTAACTGGAGCTGTGTTTGGATGTAATTATGGTAAAGAGACGAGGAATCTTGATTGTGttgtgaaatattttgattttgcaGAGTGAGAAAAGGCTGAGAATCGAAGGGATGCTGCTGCATGAGGGAGTATGCTTGAAGATGGGAAGCTGCGCTTGGACTGCTGCCATACTGGAAACCTGAGCCTAAAGTTATAATGTCTTCGTGTTTTCGTGATGACTCGATTGCCTGAGCTTCTTTGAGGCGTTTCGCGGCACCTCCTCCGATAGGGAGAGAGTTGCTTTCAAGAATGGCCTTTACATCATAACGATTCATGTCGAAATTGGTGACAGCATTTAAGCCTCGGAATTTTATGGCGGCGATATCGTATGCTTCAGCAGCTTCCTCCTCAGTAgctgtaaaaaaaatatagcacTCCAATTAATTCgtttgttcaaaatttaattagcacgaaaactatatattattaaaatttgaacggtttattataaaaagaagaaatgaaagaaCGCTTACTGAAAGTTCCCAAGTATAGATCTTTGTTTCCAGCAACTCTTCCTATTCTTGCTTGCCACCTTCCATGCTGATGATGCCTGATTAAaagaatcaaattcaaagaatgATTAGTAATTAACAAAGGACATTAACAAGAAATCAAGTTATGAGGaaaaatgttcatgaaaaaacTATAACAAATTTACATGGCCAAAGAAATAATCCATCTTAGACTACCTCGTCACGCCACGATACATGGATGCTCCCCTCGAAAAGCCACTGCTCTTCctgtaaatatatgtatatcaaTAGTAAAGTGCTGCTTAAATCTCCGACGaggaatattatattttatgcttcTATAATTGCACATATTAACAAAAAAGAAAGCATTAGAAAGCATGCACAATTCACTATCAGTACTTTGATTACCTTCGGATAGAGGCCACAAATTCTTGTCTTGTCATATGCTTCATCTCTTCTAGTTCCTTCTCGTAGTTATTGATCTGCAATTTAACAGAAAATTATGctataactatatatatatatatatttctacgAATTTGCGTACTGGGAAATTAGTGGTAGTAGATGTTCCCCAGTATTTTAGGGCAGCAAGATCATAGGCCCTAGCAGCTTTTTCTTCTTTGTCATATCCACCTGTCCAAGAAAATTACAAGTAAATTTGACGATTTCAATACATTATATGATTTCACACTACACAAAGTACGTAAATAATCGAGAAACTTAATT of the Primulina huaijiensis isolate GDHJ02 chromosome 1, ASM1229523v2, whole genome shotgun sequence genome contains:
- the LOC140991089 gene encoding serine/threonine-protein kinase UCNL-like yields the protein MEENKTTPPELELDNLRAIKVLGKGATGTVFLVRDKSWDLPFALKVVEKSSSHHADRRAIHEISVLRRLSAAIPHPFLPYLIGSFENQEFICWAIPYCPGGDLNVLRYRQNDHVFSPAVIRFYLAEIICALEYLHERGIVYRDLKPENILVQQSGHVTLTDFDLSRDLIPRKPGNRCFSSDYEEVNPVKQTPQKRKFPRFALPKRGNHPFHNKKGLKKAKNARVSPVSRRNQCDFPTNERSNSFVGTEEYVSPEVIRGDGHEFSVDWWALGVLCYEMLYGKTPFKGKNRKETFSKILLAEPEYIGKPSAVTDLIGKLLEKDPTRRLGYLRGTCEIKEHEFFDGLRWDLLTEVLRPPFVPSTDERDGRIDIREYFQKLKLPPSPLWSPSREECRHNGSLTEF
- the LOC140970694 gene encoding AP2-like ethylene-responsive transcription factor PLT2 — protein: MQDQKGAMNPNNWLSFPFSPTHPSLQSQSNHFSLGLVSDSINETPFQSQAYEWNLFNTQGSNEVPKVADFLGVSKSDSHLELIPYNDQIQSNDSDYLFSSNSLVPVQHNLLASTTNYEKLQENACTMQQLTLSMSSGTKGSSTSETIATASATAENSDTSIVEAAPRRTLDTFGQRTSIYRGVTRHRWTGRYEAHLWDNSCRREGQSRKGRQVYLGGYDKEEKAARAYDLAALKYWGTSTTTNFPINNYEKELEEMKHMTRQEFVASIRRKSSGFSRGASMYRGVTRHHQHGRWQARIGRVAGNKDLYLGTFTTEEEAAEAYDIAAIKFRGLNAVTNFDMNRYDVKAILESNSLPIGGGAAKRLKEAQAIESSRKHEDIITLGSGFQYGSSPSAASHLQAYSLMQQHPFDSQPFLTLQNQNISQHNQDSSSLYHNYIQTQLQLQQQSCSYNSIPHHTNTNSNNSQFYGNYLQNNAVMLHGLTNTGSSSSVMENHGNSSNGGFTGNFIGMGSSSGSANEVALVKVDYENIPSADTYTGWSAETVQGTSNPGLFSMWNE
- the LOC140970688 gene encoding zinc finger A20 and AN1 domain-containing stress-associated protein 1-like yields the protein MAQKREKEETELKVPENLPICTPPQTLPTPQPQLSAARSSAAASRTSSSGSPDPVEKRVLKRAREVSRCSGSDCRKRVGLMGFRCRCGEVFCCEHRYSDRHDCCYDYKAAGREAIARENPVVKAAKIVRI